One Marasmius oreades isolate 03SP1 chromosome 7, whole genome shotgun sequence genomic window, GATCGGGAGGTCAGTGCGACCGCGATAAGAACTGACGACGAAGGAGCTCACGGAATATGAATGCATAGTAGATAACACCTAAAAATTGACGTCAGCTCAAATGGACAGGCGAATGAGGTGGTCCTACCGTCTTGATATACAGTATTGACGAGCTCCGATGATCTTCTACCCCTCTTATCTGTAGGAGCAAAAAGGACATTGAGTGACCTTGGACCTGTTCCTAAAGAAGGGGGTCGACATACACGCTGCGATTGCGGGAATGAGAATCATCACCAATATGCCTGAAAAATAATGCATCTGCATCTGGCCGTGGGTATCCAACGAAGGACTCACCAGTGTCATACACCATCAACAACACCCAACGCAAATAGAGGATGTCACGCCCACCGATGATAAAGCATCCGGCAGTATTAGAGAAAGTTGTGACTAGTAGCGGATTCAGTTTAGTGCTGTACGGTGGCGGAGGATGATAGAAACTCACATTTCGCAGCTCCCAAGAATTGTGCTGACCAAACGAAGCCGGGGACCCAACAGGCGAGGAAGAATACGACGAGTCCCATGGCCACCGGGATACTCCTCTTCCAGACCGCCCAGACCCGAAGTGTTAGAATGACTGTATCagtggaaagaagaagaaaccagCGGTGAGAAATTAGAAGCTTGGGTTACCTTCAGATAAAATCATGCCAACAAGAAAAGACCCTGAATGAACAATCCATATCAGATCCACTGACTCGTCAACGTAGTTAGACGTACAACATACATCCGCTAATGCTGTAGGACAAGCTACAAATACGAGGGCTCAAATTTGCTCCGAAGTCGTCTGTGAACAAAGTCGCGATTAAAGCGGACTCGGAATGTAGAGATGTACCCAAACACTCACGATTAAGAATTAATCCCGCAGCGTCGAAAAATGGGAGATAACGTTGGATGAGGTAAAGAACGGTCAAGAATGACCATCTCCTCAACCAGATATGCTCAATCTCGCTGGAGAGGTTGACGATTACCTCGTACAGTAGGACCGTAACGCTGATAACTGTTAAAAATTTCAGGCTTCAGGCGTTCAGTAATGACTTCTCGTTTGGACGAACCGTCCATATACTAAAAGTTTAAAGTTAGTTTCAGCGCCATGCTGGTTAATTAAAAGAACTCACTGCGACTAATAGGTGGTGACCAACCGCCCCTACCGTAAGCATTGAGTTTTTGAATGCTTCCTGGATTGCGGGATTATCCATTGTTCCCgaaggaagtggaagagatgGATGAAAGGTGGTACTTATGGTAAAAACAGCATCTTACCTCAACACTATAATCGCACGACAAGCTGTTTTCCGTGAGTACCATTTGCCCATTTATGGCTGCGAACAAAGCTAATTAGAGACAACAAGTCACCAGAGGTGACAGATAGACGGGTTTGTGATTAGGATTAGGCACGTTGGTGCATTCGGTCGGATTTTGGGTGTCTGGCGGGGTCAGGGAAGGATTTAACTTCTGATATTGATGCAAACTGAAGTGGGTGGCGCTGAAAAGAACTCCGAACCATATTCCGATTATTCCGCCTGGAGCTGAGCGCCGATTTGTTGCTAGCCTGCTCCCACTCCAATGCTAGCAAGGCAGGATGCATGAAATCAAACAGAATCGAGTCGGGTCTTGGAAGTTGGTAGCCGAGGGCATAGCGTGAGAAAATCTGTGCGTCGGAAGTTCAACATGCATACTCTGGCCAGCGTGATCAACTTCGCATTAATGCTTGATCCCCCCTTGATAGCATTGGCAAAGAGTATCAGGAACGACCACCAGCACCATAAAAAGGCGTTTTCACTCCACGCCTTCAAACCACCATCACTTAGCTCAGGATTCGATTGGCAGTCCGGAGAAGCAAGGGAAGTTGCAAATTGAAGCAGGGCACTTCGTGGCGCGAGAACGAAACACATCTATTTGGGAAGATACATCGCAAATGAGACGATAGTAGCCTGTGAATCAAGGTGAACAGGGACGGTTGGTATCCGCTGCAACAAGAGGTCGTGGAGTGACGCAAAGTTTGCATTGAGTTGGCACAGAACTCGAATATTCAGTGggagatagatagatagattacacagTGTTGCGGTTCTAAGTTGGTGCTTGAGCGTGGCTCAGCATCACCACGTTTCCGAAAGATCAAAGCGTGCCAGCGAGACACACCCAGGACTGAGGAAGCTCTCAACGATCGGTTACTCGTACTGTCATGACCCTCAAGCCCACTCTCCTTATTCCAAATGTTCCGAGGGTATACGAGAAGAACTTGTTTTCGCAACTGCTTGGACTGTACTTCCAACGCATGCAGTGCCCCACGGGAAAACGTTAGAGCTCCTCGTTCCCTTCTCGAGGGCTCGTCCGAAGCGAAACAACGCTCGGGATCTAGCTCTAGCTATTACAGCCATTTACGTGGGTTCACCGACGTCAGACACCAATTCATGATATTTAACTGCGCCGGAGTGGACTCTGAGATAAGTCCGTCGTAGCCTGCGAACGATGAAGCTTTGCAGTTCTGGCGGAACCTTTACCTGAGGGTGCGTCCAGATTTGGATGCAACGTCCTTTGCCATTCTTATTAACCTTCCTCCGTTGAATTTTGTTGACTGGTTGAAGCATTCAGAATTGCCCCTGGAATGTCACTACTCGGCTGCATTCTACGCATACCcgtcctttcctttcacaaCCCCATAAGCCGGCCCGCTTTTCCCAAACATCTTTCTCAAATCACCGACGAGCAGTTCTGGAACTTCATATGCAGCAAAATGACCGCCCTTGTCGTGGTACTCGTGAAAAACGACGTTCAGGTTCGTGAGCCAACTGGAAGGATCATCCGTCGTTAGCATTATCACCTCATCGAAACGAGGCTCGAAACAGCCGCGAATAGAGAAACTCACCTAAGGGGACCCGCAGCGACCTCCTTCGGGAAATAGGACACACCATAAGGAACCTTCATTTCTGGTAGCGCGCCTGAGAATGCTCCAGATTGAACGGCTTCATAGTAGATGCGAAGGGAAGCTGCAGGTCCGGCGCGGGAGAACCAATAGATAGAGATCCACGTTAGGACTGTCGAATCGAAACCATCAGCCAACGAGTCTTAGCAGAAACTGGAGCACGCCAAAACTGACCCTCATCATCCTCCCATTTGTATGCATCTGTCCACGTAACCAACTTTTCGTAAATCCAGGCTAACAGTCCCACGGGCGAATCGTTCAAACTGTATCCGAGAGTCTGGGGTTGCGTGGTTTGTTCGGTGAAATAGcctgtttgtgttttgtagtACCACTGTTGCCTTTCCAACCTAGCAAGTTCTACGGGCGAATACTTGGATGGGTCGGCGTCAGGGGGAGGTCCGAGAGCGAAAGGCATGTTGGCGTGGTATGCTTTGACGTGCGAGCCTCCGTACATTGCTGCCACATAGTGGTCGATCTAAAAAAGAATTGAGACTCCGTAGAGATTGGAGGAAAAGCACTCACGATAGCGCCCCAATCCCCCCCCTGAACGACTAGAGCGGAAATAATGAGGATCGAGAAATGGTCGGAGGGAAAGAACCGTACCATACTCGTCGTAACCCAAAGCTAGCATGAGTTTATGTCCAACCTCGGCATATTTCGCCAAATCGaaccctttcttcttcacgcCTTCAGAGAATCCGTACCCAGGCAAACCCAATGCAACAACATGAAAACTTGGTTGTCCATCCTCTATGGCCGTGAGGAGAGGTAGAACCTTCCTGATTTCGATGAAGCTTCCTGGCCCTATTCGAGAAAAGGGGAAAAAATCAATAAGAAAAGACGGCACATGGCCAGTTACGGAACACTCACACCCATGAATGAACAACAATGGAATAGCACCCTTCGCCTGACTCTCCTTGTGGATGTAATGCACATTCAAGGCTCCAAATCCATCCACTTCGATATCCCTTGTGAATTGCGGCAGCTCATCGTTCAATTCCTTCTCATATTTCCTCCAATCGTACCCATCTTTCCATCTAGCGACCAATCGTCGGATATCTGATAACGGTACACCATAATCCCACCCTGATTCGTCGAGTTCGTCAGGTAGACGAGTTAGttcgagtttctgtttgaggagGGAGATAGCTTCTTCTGCAACGGATATCTTGAACGCCGCAGCCATGATGGGTTTGTGCCAAACTCAAGCTGAAGGTGAAAGGCTTTATACACCATCTCTCGGGTACCCCGGCATGCCCCCACTGGAGTCTGGACAACCGCGGCAGATTGACTCTACTTCCTTTACATAATTTTACCGGAGAAGTTCGTGTTCTTTTTCCTCTCGATTACTTCGAACTAACTCATTGCCTGTACGCCTGGTCCTAAACGCGGACCATTCTCGCAGCTCTGAGAGGTCGTACCTCTTGCTCTCTATGTGGTTATCGTCCTCTTCTCATGCTCTCTGATGTATTCGCGTATATCTTGCGTTGATCTTGCTGACCTCAGGCTCTCGGCGCTCGCTCGCTTCTTCGTCTCTCTCCCAATCTATTCACTGCATTCCAGAGTCGCTACATCCGAAAATGCGCTGTCGACAAGGGTCAATCTCATCTCTCCGGCTGGAGGCCAATACAGATGGAAAAAAACCGTGGCCTGAACACTCACCAATCCAATCCGAGTTTATCCTTGTCAGCAAACTCGAGTCCATTATCAAAAATTTTGAAGCAAATCACCAGGGCTGCCGCTATCTCATCGATCTCATCACGGGAATGGGCCTAAGCTAGCCTTTGGAGAGTCGGGAGTTCATTCTATTAGAAACGCTCCCACTGGTGACAGTACTCCTTTGTCGGAGATGGATACTATGGCCGCCGCAGCAGGCTGGATATTCGACTCCTTTCATCGCTATCCCCTGACTCCGAACTGTATGTGTGGTTTGTGTGTGGTGCAGTTTACCGTTTTCGAGGAGCACGACGTCTAAGAGGAATAATTGCAGTTCTCATTCACCATCGCGTTAGGCTTCCTAGTTTCAAAACCCTTGCCAATGGTTGGCGTTAGCCGACGACCACGAGGATCCAGTGGAAGTTACCTAACTACTAATGGTGCCTAGCGGCTATGACTTCACGTGCTCTTTCTACACCTTTTTGTGCGAGTTTGAAAGTGTACAGCACTATCGCTCAATTTTCCTTGAATTCCATTTCCCAGGCGGAGGATGATCTAGACAGACGCCTTGACGGCCAAGTCAAATGTTTCGTGGCcattgaacgtttgaacaccTGAAAAGAGGACAAATATGTACACAACGGGCGTCGGGAAATGTCGAGGTAAAGCCTCTGTAATCTCTAGTCTCGTAACGAGCTTATTGTCTTGTAAGATCTTTGATATCGCGCCACAAACCTTCAAGGCTTCCAGCTTCAAGTCTCCGTCTCCTTTCGAACGGTTTTTCAATTGGGGACAATCTGTTAGCGTTCGGCTATAACGGGTGCCTTTCCTTACTCTCAGTGGCAGAGACAACGGTGAACTTACTCGCTGTTTCATCGAAGTTGGCGGCGATCTTCTCGTATTCCTCCCCAAGGTCGTTTTATTCATCCCCTTTCATTGCGAGAATCGCCTAGCGATGCAACTCCCCGTTCTCCGCAGTTGATAATCCGGACGAAACCGTGGGCAACCGTGTACATATGATAGAAGCCGACACAGACTGTAAGCAAGAATAAGCGACAAAGATAGGGAACCGCGGTAGCCTCTCGAAGGCGCATGATGACAGTGGGTCGAAGAgccaaaggaaggaagatgaTGGCGTTGATAACGAGCTGCGAGGATCCGGCATGACGAGGATAAAAAGAAGAGGAAACCTCGCAGGTACTATGGGTGGTGAACTTCGCATTCTTCGTTCACACAAGAACGGTGCCCACTGACGTACCCAGAGACGGCAGGTATTCAATGGAGATACTTGCATCAAAATGTAGTGGGCAAATCACTGGGAAGCCAAACGATGTCGTACTCAAATAACCCTTTTTTGCGAActttcatcgacatctcgaCGTTGAAAATAGTCACTCTCCCACAGTACTTCTAGTACCTGGCAGCTCCCACACTCGATTACCATCGTCGAACGCACCCGCCGAGTCAAGTGGAAAGCCTTCCAGACACGTTAGGATAGCAGCCCTAATTATTGTCGTCAATATCTCCAAACCTCCCGGTATCTGAGGGGCGAATCCTGGATCGAGGAACACCGAACTCTTCGACCTATTCATCATGCCATGTTTCTCCTTTTCAATTGGGATCGAAAATTCCAGTTGTGGTGGTTGGAATCACTCGCACGACCTACTCCACAGGCAAAAGATTGCGGAACTTAGTAGGGCCGTCTCTCATCTTTGGACATGTGAGTGAGCCGAACAGCCTTGTGAGGTACGACTGACCAGGAGAGTTTAGATTCGATTTCCGCCTGGCCAACGACTTTTGGACAGTAAAACGTTATATCATGATATATGATTCGCAAAGCCGCTTATCCAGACTTCATTGGACGATGGAAGGGCTTGCACTGCTCCCCACAATTATGGTTGGCAGGCGGCTGTATCGGAGATCTGCGTGGGGTGGGGGCTTTATTGTACCTCCTCGGAAGTAACTGTGATGATCTGGAGCGTGGCCAGCTTGAGGCCAGATAACAGAACGGATCATTTGATGGGACTACTGTGATGCGCATGAGAATTTCCATGATGTGATATCCATGGAACACGGTACGTGGTGCCTTCTCTCAAAGCATCACACAACATGACAGTTCCAGACCTACGATGAATATACTCGACGCAAGTGACTTCCGAAAGTCTTGGCTAACCGTCCATGGTGTGCTTAGTACATGTATAGGGAGGTTGATTTGCACAAAAGTATCTAATTGCGAGTGTCTCGGTTCCCAATGGGTTACGAATGCCGTGTGCTGAAGAGATCAACTTTCTGGCTGTAATCAGTTTAGGATTGGTGTTGCAGTGGAGGTGCCGTTTGAACTTTGGgagcggtggtggtgaaggAACAGGGGAGAGAACTTCTGCAAAGTGCGGCAGATGGCGTTGACCGGGAGCAAAACAGTAGCGCGATTCAAACGCGGTTCTCGTTTTCTGGCTCCACCCGTAACGAATGGCCCAATTAAGACGCCGGCGCTTTAGGTGCACAGGAGCTGGGAGGAGAAGAGCACGAAAAAGTAAGAATCGCTGCAGGTCCGAAGCCTCGTGTCCCTACCCATCTGACCTCTTGTAATGTCCTAAACCGCAACAGCTATCCATCATACCCACAACTTCTCCATTCAATATTTTGATATCGACACTGCCTCCCCTATACCTGAGGTGCGATTGGTCCTGTTAACGATCACTGCTGGAAGGGAATCGTGATGGCCAAGTTTGGGAGGTTGCGTAAAGCAATTCCAAAGGATTAAAGAGAATAGAATCCCGAGTAACTTGTCATAATTATCCGCCCACATTGAACGAAATGTCTGCGATACCTCTGCAAATACCCCCGCTGGAGGTTTTGAATAACACCATCGGTTAGTTCCAGTACTCGCATGGATGACTCTGTCAAAGCTCACTCTCAGTGATTGCTAGGCGCCCTTGAGGCTGGTGGCATGGTAGCGTGTCTGCTCATGGGGGTCGTCACTACCCAGGCTTACTATTATTACTCAAAATTTCCAAACGACCATATTAGATTGAAGCTGATGGTGAGTCCTGGTTCAAACTTCATGGGCCTCCTCAACCAAGTTCACCTTCCCAGGTGGCATTTATCTGGTAGGAAATCTTCCTAGCTCGAATCGACGTTCGATCACGACTTTTCCGTCGTCTTCCAGGTTTTGCGAATTGGGCCATTCGATCTGCATTAGCCACGCCATCTACATCATCACAGTAATTTCTTGGTCTGATCCTAGaatcctccttcttccacccAAAACCCTTCCCACTGCTATCTTTTTCAGTGCTCTTTCGACGCAGCTTGGTGCGTGAAGCTGTCGTGAAGACCCTGGATTTGAACATCCTGACCTCCCGCTTGCAGTCCAAAATTTCCTTGCTTATCGCATAAAGGGAGTTGGGTACGTCAATGTATCCTGGATAGTGGAACGACTCGATATGGATTTTTGTCTCCAGAGGGTCATGGACTCTTACCACCATATCCTGGTTATTATCTCTCGTCCGGAGCGTCATGGCCATCATATCCTTCGCCGCAGGAGTCAACATGGTCTCGCTTGATGATTATCTCAAACAGTGGAAGTGGTCCATCATGGCGACCATAATCATAGGCGTCATGAACGACCTCTTGATAGCCTTGTCGTTAATTTGGGTCCTTCTACAGCAACGCAATACGACAGTATCGAAGAGGTGAaccttttctcttttctcagTGAAATCTTGTCGGAACCAAGGTGGCTGACTAGTATCATGTGTGTAAACAGCACGACTGCCATCATAGACACCCTCATCCGCTGGACACTACGTATGtgacctttcctttcctgttCAAGAATACCGATGTTA contains:
- a CDS encoding uncharacterized protein (MEROPS:MER0000432), whose product is MAAAFKISVAEEAISLLKQKLELTRLPDELDESGWDYGVPLSDIRRLVARWKDGYDWRKYEKELNDELPQFTRDIEVDGFGALNVHYIHKESQAKGAIPLLFIHGWPGSFIEIRKVLPLLTAIEDGQPSFHVVALGLPGYGFSEGVKKKGFDLAKYAEVGHKLMLALGYDEYVVQGGDWGAIIDHYVAAMYGGSHVKAYHANMPFALGPPPDADPSKYSPVELARLERQQWYYKTQTGYFTEQTTQPQTLGYSLNDSPVGLLAWIYEKLVTWTDAYKWEDDEVLTWISIYWFSRAGPAASLRIYYEAVQSGAFSGALPEMKVPYGVSYFPKEVAAGPLSWLTNLNVVFHEYHDKGGHFAAYEVPELLVGDLRKMFGKSGPAYGVVKGKDGYA